Proteins encoded by one window of Chromobacterium violaceum ATCC 12472:
- a CDS encoding YceD family protein: MSKPILIDPLKFAREGASLSGKLPVSGLDERVHDDLSDTSGEVSYRLEGFRDELQRPALRIRLEAGLNVTCQRCLDGMPFSLDTDSVITLFTSQEKLEEACELDEELDAVLAEPELDVAALIEDEIIMGLPHAPKHDECGRETLSLAKADKPNPFAVLATLKRPKSE, encoded by the coding sequence ATGTCTAAACCGATTTTGATCGATCCGCTCAAGTTCGCCCGGGAAGGGGCTTCGCTGTCCGGCAAGTTGCCGGTAAGCGGGCTCGACGAGCGCGTGCATGACGACCTGTCCGACACCTCTGGCGAGGTGTCGTACCGGCTCGAGGGCTTTCGTGACGAGCTGCAGCGCCCCGCGCTGCGCATCCGGCTTGAGGCCGGCCTGAACGTCACCTGTCAGCGCTGTCTGGACGGCATGCCGTTCAGCCTAGACACCGATTCGGTGATCACGCTGTTCACCAGCCAGGAAAAGCTGGAAGAAGCCTGCGAGCTGGACGAGGAGTTGGACGCCGTCCTCGCCGAACCCGAACTCGACGTGGCTGCGCTGATCGAAGACGAAATCATTATGGGCTTGCCGCATGCGCCGAAACACGACGAATGCGGCAGGGAAACTCTCTCGCTCGCCAAGGCTGACAAGCCCAACCCGTTTGCGGTACTGGCGACGCTTAAGAGACCCAAGTCCGAGTAA
- a CDS encoding class I SAM-dependent methyltransferase, which yields MYFLEKYGVEGGGQGLDLACGQGRNAFYLASRGFSMFGVDESSEAIASLGERADERHLDVSGKVVNLTELDIEPQRYRIIVAYTALDHVDAVAGERLAKAMMAGLEPGGYLFAAVFLADDPGCTGRGGGVSETAAYVRHYYRQGELRDQFSGLTPLAYQEEFALDLSHGHPHHHSMARLFAQKQAA from the coding sequence ATGTATTTCCTCGAAAAATACGGCGTGGAAGGCGGCGGGCAGGGGCTGGACCTGGCCTGCGGGCAGGGGCGGAATGCTTTCTACCTGGCCAGCCGCGGGTTTTCCATGTTCGGCGTGGACGAGTCCTCCGAAGCGATCGCGAGCTTGGGCGAGCGGGCCGATGAGCGCCACCTCGACGTCAGCGGCAAGGTGGTCAACCTGACCGAGCTGGACATCGAGCCGCAGCGTTACCGCATCATCGTCGCCTATACCGCGCTGGATCATGTGGATGCCGTCGCCGGCGAGCGTCTGGCCAAGGCGATGATGGCCGGCCTGGAGCCGGGAGGGTATTTGTTCGCCGCGGTGTTCTTGGCCGACGACCCCGGCTGCACAGGCCGCGGCGGTGGCGTCAGCGAGACTGCCGCCTATGTCAGACATTATTACCGGCAGGGCGAGCTGCGCGATCAGTTTTCAGGGTTGACGCCATTGGCCTACCAGGAGGAATTCGCCCTGGACCTCAGCCACGGCCATCCTCACCATCACAGCATGGCCAGGCTATTCGCGCAGAAGCAGGCCGCCTGA
- a CDS encoding SAM-dependent methyltransferase gives MSGALFLIPAPLGDETVAWLPEGERAKVVHITHFVVEAEKTARKHLKALGVTTPIRELSMSTLNEHTKETDVAALLAPLQAGHDVGLISEAGCPAVADPGAQLVALAHQRDIRVEPLIGPSSILLALMASGANGQCFAFHGYLPVDAAEKSKLVKELEQRSRKHNETQLFIETPYRNNALLAQLRETLAPSTRLAVACDLTLPTQTIVSHRVQDWPQNPPDLHKRPAIFVIHAA, from the coding sequence ATGAGCGGCGCCCTCTTCCTGATCCCCGCCCCGCTCGGCGACGAGACCGTCGCCTGGCTGCCGGAAGGCGAGCGCGCCAAGGTCGTCCACATCACCCATTTCGTCGTCGAGGCGGAAAAGACCGCGCGCAAGCACCTGAAGGCGCTGGGCGTGACCACGCCCATCCGCGAGCTGTCGATGTCCACGCTGAACGAGCACACCAAGGAGACCGACGTCGCCGCGCTGCTGGCGCCGCTGCAAGCCGGCCACGACGTCGGCCTGATCTCCGAGGCCGGCTGCCCGGCGGTGGCCGACCCGGGCGCCCAGCTGGTGGCGCTGGCCCACCAGCGCGACATCCGCGTCGAGCCGCTGATCGGCCCCTCGTCCATCCTGCTGGCGCTGATGGCCAGCGGCGCCAACGGCCAATGCTTCGCCTTCCACGGCTACCTGCCGGTGGACGCCGCGGAAAAATCCAAGCTGGTGAAAGAGCTGGAACAGCGTTCGCGCAAGCACAACGAGACCCAGCTGTTCATCGAGACGCCGTACCGCAACAACGCGCTGCTGGCGCAGCTGCGCGAAACGCTGGCGCCGTCCACCCGGCTTGCGGTAGCCTGCGATCTGACCTTGCCGACCCAAACCATCGTCAGCCACCGCGTGCAGGATTGGCCGCAGAACCCGCCCGACCTGCACAAGCGGCCGGCCATCTTCGTGATCCACGCCGCTTGA
- a CDS encoding porin yields the protein MKKSLIALLVATLPAAAFADVTIYGKIKGGVEYVDNGSTKQTNVDDLGSRIGFKGSEDLGNGLKTIWQVETGFAIDGNKDQYSKSSSGTFANRNSFIGLQGGFGTVRLGNVSNFLDSDMGTVDTWEYNSNALGLSMFTRDGTRLKNSVRYDLPTVVPGLTAALQYGVKETKGVANSDRETTVLGLGYENSGFFGKYAYTHQSKAVSSVTTAYALKDTANDKHRLEVGYNANNLFVGFGYQQAKGGADVAGQDWFDLVKTGMTASATPDANGKVKTREYALTAAYTFGAITPKFSYVRGDKVEVGGVKLDNTQYDQYVLGADYAISKRTTFGAQYGQIAVKGTGNKDLKAFGLNMVHAF from the coding sequence ATGAAAAAGAGTCTGATCGCCCTGCTGGTAGCCACCCTGCCGGCTGCCGCTTTCGCCGACGTAACCATCTACGGCAAAATCAAAGGCGGCGTTGAATACGTCGACAACGGTTCCACCAAGCAAACCAACGTTGACGATCTGGGTTCCCGCATCGGCTTCAAAGGTTCCGAAGATCTGGGCAACGGCCTGAAGACCATCTGGCAAGTTGAAACCGGTTTTGCCATTGACGGCAACAAGGATCAATACAGCAAGTCCAGCAGCGGCACCTTCGCCAACCGTAACTCCTTCATCGGTCTGCAAGGCGGCTTCGGCACCGTGCGTCTGGGTAACGTGTCCAACTTCCTGGACAGCGACATGGGCACCGTTGACACCTGGGAATACAACAGCAACGCTCTGGGCCTGAGCATGTTCACCCGCGACGGCACGCGTCTGAAGAACTCCGTGCGCTACGATCTGCCGACCGTAGTTCCGGGCCTGACCGCCGCTCTGCAATATGGCGTGAAGGAAACCAAGGGTGTTGCTAACAGCGATCGTGAAACCACCGTTCTGGGCCTGGGCTACGAGAACAGCGGCTTCTTCGGCAAGTACGCTTACACCCACCAGAGCAAGGCTGTTTCCTCGGTTACCACCGCTTATGCCCTGAAAGACACCGCCAACGACAAGCATCGTCTGGAAGTTGGTTACAATGCCAACAACCTGTTCGTGGGCTTCGGCTATCAACAAGCCAAGGGCGGCGCTGACGTTGCAGGCCAAGACTGGTTCGACCTGGTTAAGACCGGCATGACCGCATCCGCTACCCCGGACGCAAATGGCAAGGTCAAGACCCGCGAATACGCTCTGACTGCTGCCTACACCTTCGGCGCCATCACTCCGAAATTCTCCTACGTTCGTGGCGACAAGGTTGAAGTTGGCGGCGTGAAGCTGGACAACACCCAGTACGATCAATACGTTCTGGGCGCTGACTACGCTATTTCCAAGCGCACCACCTTCGGCGCTCAATACGGCCAGATCGCTGTTAAGGGCACCGGCAACAAGGACCTGAAGGCTTTCGGCCTGAACATGGTTCACGCCTTCTAA
- a CDS encoding putative bifunctional diguanylate cyclase/phosphodiesterase has translation MKSVLSWQGGNLELLEALSLPVWIFDIDHRRVFWANEAALQVWGAGSLLELQTRDMARDMSVSVAQRLAQYQQDFEREGASFVESWTLYPNGRPSVLKVKFRGIRVNGRMLMFCEAQNSLSADPASLRSTEALLHTSVLITLYDGNGGALYRNPASRERVAVAGEGWRQHFVHDNDWQQLRQGVAACGEARLLARVNTREGMRWHEVAARACRDAVTGQDALLVSEVDITDLKHAEARASFLANHDVLTGLPNRNGIRSELLPHLQQALRNGRQVALMFIDLDRFKNVNDSLGHACGDELLIRMAGRLVGLLGHDEKAARLGGDEFLVMLSAPQVAERAEALARRILQALSVPMRLEGMDVGVSASIGISVCEGRELDLEQMMRHADLAMYAAKDAGRNNLMFFTPALEARSQAQLALENDIRRGLDCGEFIAYFQPRVDIASGRVVGAEALARWRHPQRGLLMPDSFIPMCEDCGMVMELGRQILLQAARQQRQWRDRGLDLLVSVNLSACQFVDPGLPGQVEQILADSGCQPDRLELEITESVLLGHDEQTMSTLQAMRALGVRIAVDDFGTGYSNLAYLQRYPLTSLKIDRSFIADLDDKPAIAELITTLCRMMGLNMVAEGVETEAQLAWLAERGCQEYQGYLCSPALSAQEFQQRLL, from the coding sequence ATGAAGAGCGTACTTTCCTGGCAGGGGGGCAACCTGGAGCTGCTGGAGGCCCTGAGCCTGCCGGTGTGGATTTTCGACATCGATCACAGGCGGGTGTTCTGGGCCAATGAGGCCGCGCTGCAGGTCTGGGGGGCGGGCAGCCTGCTGGAATTGCAGACGCGCGACATGGCGCGCGACATGTCGGTGTCGGTGGCGCAGCGGCTGGCCCAGTATCAGCAGGACTTCGAGCGCGAAGGCGCCAGCTTTGTCGAAAGCTGGACGCTGTACCCCAATGGCCGCCCCAGCGTGCTCAAGGTGAAATTCCGCGGCATACGGGTGAATGGCCGCATGCTGATGTTCTGCGAGGCGCAGAACAGCCTGAGCGCCGATCCGGCGTCCCTGCGCAGCACGGAGGCGCTGCTGCACACCTCGGTGCTGATCACGCTTTACGACGGCAACGGCGGCGCGCTGTACCGCAACCCGGCCTCACGGGAGCGGGTGGCGGTGGCGGGCGAAGGCTGGCGCCAGCATTTTGTCCACGACAACGATTGGCAGCAGCTGCGCCAGGGCGTGGCGGCCTGCGGCGAGGCGCGGCTGCTGGCGCGGGTCAACACCCGCGAGGGCATGCGCTGGCACGAGGTCGCGGCCCGCGCCTGCCGCGACGCGGTCACCGGCCAGGACGCGCTGCTGGTCAGCGAGGTGGACATCACCGATCTCAAGCACGCCGAGGCGCGTGCCAGTTTCCTGGCCAACCACGACGTGCTGACCGGCTTGCCCAACCGTAACGGCATCCGCAGCGAGCTGTTGCCGCATCTGCAGCAGGCGCTGCGCAATGGCCGCCAAGTGGCGCTGATGTTCATCGACCTGGACCGCTTCAAGAACGTCAACGACTCGCTGGGCCACGCCTGCGGCGACGAGCTGCTGATCCGGATGGCCGGCCGGCTGGTCGGCCTGCTCGGCCATGACGAGAAGGCGGCGCGGCTGGGCGGCGACGAGTTCCTGGTTATGCTGAGCGCGCCGCAGGTGGCGGAACGCGCCGAGGCGCTGGCGCGCCGCATCCTGCAGGCGCTGTCGGTGCCGATGCGGCTGGAAGGGATGGACGTCGGCGTGTCGGCGTCGATCGGCATCAGCGTCTGCGAAGGCAGGGAGCTGGACCTTGAGCAGATGATGCGCCATGCCGACCTGGCGATGTACGCCGCCAAGGACGCCGGGCGCAACAACCTGATGTTCTTCACGCCGGCGCTGGAGGCGCGCAGCCAGGCGCAGCTGGCGCTGGAGAACGATATCCGCCGCGGCCTGGATTGCGGCGAATTCATCGCCTACTTCCAGCCGCGGGTGGACATCGCCAGCGGGCGGGTGGTGGGCGCCGAGGCGCTGGCGCGCTGGCGGCATCCGCAGCGCGGCCTGCTGATGCCCGATAGCTTCATCCCCATGTGCGAGGACTGCGGCATGGTGATGGAGCTGGGCAGGCAGATACTGCTCCAGGCCGCCCGCCAGCAGCGGCAATGGCGCGACCGTGGGCTGGATCTGCTGGTGTCGGTCAACCTGTCCGCCTGCCAGTTCGTCGATCCCGGCCTGCCGGGCCAGGTCGAGCAGATACTGGCCGACAGCGGCTGCCAGCCGGACCGGTTGGAGCTGGAGATCACCGAGTCGGTGCTGCTGGGGCACGATGAGCAGACCATGAGCACGCTGCAGGCCATGCGCGCGCTGGGCGTGCGCATCGCGGTCGACGATTTCGGCACCGGCTACTCCAACCTGGCCTACCTGCAGCGCTATCCGCTGACCTCGCTGAAAATCGACCGTTCCTTCATCGCCGATCTGGACGACAAGCCGGCCATCGCCGAACTGATCACCACCCTGTGCCGGATGATGGGACTGAACATGGTGGCGGAGGGGGTGGAAACCGAGGCGCAGCTGGCCTGGCTGGCCGAGCGCGGCTGCCAGGAGTACCAGGGCTATCTGTGCAGCCCGGCGCTGTCGGCCCAGGAGTTTCAGCAACGCTTGCTCTAG
- a CDS encoding Maf family protein: MHIVLASTSRYRQEIIARLGLPFCAEPPVCDETPLPGETALETAVRLARVKAQSLAGKHPEALIIGSDQVALLDDKQIGKPGGFEQGVEMLKWMSGRTVVFHSALALYNTASGRLQECVGITRVTLRRLTEAQIRNYLTREPDALHCAGSAKSEGLGGALLEKVESDDPNALIGVPLFQLITMLGNEGVEVLK; the protein is encoded by the coding sequence ATGCACATCGTACTGGCTTCCACTTCCCGCTACCGCCAAGAAATCATCGCCCGCCTGGGCCTGCCCTTCTGCGCCGAACCGCCCGTCTGCGACGAAACCCCTCTGCCCGGCGAGACCGCGCTGGAAACCGCGGTGCGGCTGGCCCGCGTCAAGGCGCAGTCGCTGGCCGGCAAACATCCCGAAGCGCTGATCATAGGCTCCGACCAGGTGGCGCTGCTGGACGACAAGCAGATCGGCAAGCCCGGCGGCTTCGAACAGGGCGTCGAAATGCTGAAATGGATGAGCGGCCGCACCGTGGTCTTCCATTCGGCGTTGGCGCTGTACAACACCGCCAGCGGCCGGCTGCAGGAGTGCGTCGGCATTACCCGCGTCACGCTGCGCCGGCTGACCGAAGCGCAGATCCGCAATTACCTGACCCGCGAGCCTGACGCGCTGCACTGCGCTGGCAGCGCCAAAAGCGAAGGCCTGGGCGGCGCGCTGCTGGAAAAGGTGGAATCCGACGACCCCAACGCGCTGATCGGCGTGCCGCTGTTCCAGTTGATCACCATGCTCGGCAACGAGGGCGTGGAGGTGCTGAAATGA
- the pncB gene encoding nicotinate phosphoribosyltransferase has product MPKNTPIIRSLLDTDLYKFTMLQVVLHQFPAAHGEYEFRCRNHPDTPLTQLKQQLETQLDLLCELRFSQDELDYLRGLRFIKSDYVDYLELFHLQRRFISVSEEGEQLAIRIKGPMVQAMFFEIFVLAIVNELYFRPLDSKAVREEGRRRLEAKLAELERFQREEAPGQRFPLLIADFGTRRRFSRDWQAHVVERLNHALPQVFRGTSNVYLARKLGITPIGTMAHEFFQAFQALGVRLRDFQKAALESWVQEYRGDLGIALTDVVGMDAFLADFDLYFAKLFDGLRHDSGDPYIWGEKAIAHYRKLRIDPATKMLTFSDGLSVDSALQLQRHFSPHIQVSFGIGTHFTNDMGLEPLQIVLKLVSCNGQPVAKLSDSPGKTMCSDETFLAYLRQVFKVPALA; this is encoded by the coding sequence ATGCCCAAGAACACGCCCATCATCCGGTCGCTGCTGGATACCGATCTGTACAAGTTCACCATGCTGCAGGTGGTGTTGCACCAATTCCCCGCAGCCCATGGCGAATACGAATTCCGCTGCCGCAACCATCCGGACACGCCGCTGACCCAGCTGAAGCAGCAACTGGAAACGCAGCTGGACCTGCTGTGCGAGCTGCGCTTCAGCCAGGACGAGCTGGATTATCTGCGCGGCCTGCGCTTCATCAAGAGCGACTACGTCGACTACCTGGAGCTGTTCCACCTGCAGCGCCGCTTCATCAGCGTCAGCGAGGAAGGCGAACAGCTGGCCATCCGGATCAAGGGCCCGATGGTGCAGGCGATGTTCTTCGAGATTTTCGTGCTGGCCATCGTCAACGAGCTGTATTTCCGCCCTCTGGACAGCAAGGCCGTGCGCGAGGAAGGCCGCCGCCGGCTGGAAGCCAAGCTGGCGGAGTTGGAGCGCTTCCAGCGCGAAGAGGCCCCCGGCCAGCGCTTTCCGCTGCTGATCGCCGACTTCGGCACCCGCCGCCGCTTCAGCCGCGACTGGCAGGCCCACGTGGTGGAGAGGCTGAACCACGCGCTGCCGCAGGTGTTCCGCGGCACCAGCAACGTCTACCTAGCCCGCAAGCTGGGCATCACGCCTATCGGCACCATGGCCCACGAATTCTTCCAGGCCTTCCAGGCGCTGGGCGTGCGGCTGCGGGATTTCCAGAAAGCGGCGCTGGAATCGTGGGTGCAGGAATACCGCGGCGACCTGGGCATCGCGCTGACCGACGTGGTCGGCATGGATGCCTTTCTGGCCGATTTCGATCTCTATTTCGCCAAGCTGTTCGACGGCCTGCGCCACGACAGCGGCGATCCCTACATCTGGGGCGAGAAGGCGATCGCCCATTATCGCAAGCTGCGGATAGACCCCGCGACCAAGATGCTGACCTTCAGCGACGGCCTCAGCGTGGACAGCGCGCTGCAACTGCAGCGCCATTTCAGCCCGCACATCCAGGTCAGCTTCGGCATCGGCACCCACTTCACCAACGACATGGGGCTGGAGCCGCTGCAGATCGTGCTCAAGCTGGTCAGCTGCAACGGCCAGCCGGTAGCCAAACTGTCCGACAGCCCCGGCAAAACCATGTGCAGCGACGAAACTTTCCTGGCCTACCTGCGCCAGGTATTCAAGGTCCCCGCCCTCGCCTGA
- a CDS encoding TetR/AcrR family transcriptional regulator: MQTRRTQQSRRESTIGKLVEAAIECLMESGYHGTSVQLICGRAGVSQGALFRHFATKNELMQPVGRKVVDDIFESALGLAAQLPPGMSEEERIIALMKALVMSPRHIVLLELLMAARTTPDLRDIFLGSSSTYFRDRFVAMMASLFPRYAISTGFFATLLTMMTTMHGMALYRTLAEHPEGDRMREQWLLSALRAELERIRQEGADTRNPVYQLPF, encoded by the coding sequence ATGCAAACCAGACGAACACAGCAAAGCCGCAGGGAGTCCACCATAGGCAAACTGGTGGAGGCGGCGATCGAATGCCTGATGGAGAGCGGCTACCACGGCACCAGCGTGCAACTGATCTGCGGCCGCGCCGGCGTTTCGCAAGGCGCGCTGTTCCGCCATTTCGCCACCAAGAACGAGCTGATGCAGCCGGTGGGGCGCAAGGTGGTGGACGACATCTTCGAGTCCGCGCTGGGCCTGGCCGCCCAGCTTCCGCCCGGCATGTCGGAAGAGGAGCGCATCATCGCGCTGATGAAAGCGCTGGTGATGTCGCCGCGCCACATCGTGCTGCTGGAGCTGCTGATGGCGGCGCGCACCACGCCGGATTTGCGCGACATCTTCCTCGGCAGTTCCAGCACCTATTTCCGCGACCGCTTCGTCGCGATGATGGCTTCGTTGTTCCCGCGCTACGCGATCTCCACCGGCTTCTTCGCCACCCTGCTCACCATGATGACCACCATGCACGGCATGGCGCTGTACCGCACACTGGCCGAGCACCCGGAGGGCGACAGGATGCGTGAGCAATGGCTGCTGTCCGCGCTGCGCGCCGAGCTGGAGCGGATACGGCAGGAAGGGGCGGATACCCGCAACCCGGTCTATCAGCTGCCGTTCTGA
- a CDS encoding Rossmann-like and DUF2520 domain-containing protein, which produces MQTLTVVGLGRLGRSLGRLAADSGAYRLLDLMGRRAQPLAEGRDFVGAGRPVSEMRQLAPADLYLLAVPDAAIASCARGLAAAGVAPAGSVVFHASGVGDASLLRPLAEQGVLTASLHPAFSFADPKRAVEGFAGTLCALEGDEQACLRLEAFARALGGRPFRLAPGGKAAYHAGLSVASNFLVALTAMAGQLTARAGVPPELARQLLGGLMRQTLDNALELGPYDALTGPILRGDIGTVERHLEVLADTGLISAYRTLGRQVVELAGERLQEPARQQLLALLY; this is translated from the coding sequence ATGCAAACACTGACGGTGGTGGGGCTGGGCAGATTGGGCCGCAGTCTGGGCAGGCTGGCGGCGGATAGCGGGGCTTACCGCCTGCTGGATCTGATGGGGCGGCGCGCGCAGCCGCTGGCGGAAGGGCGTGATTTCGTCGGCGCCGGGCGGCCGGTGAGCGAAATGCGGCAGCTGGCGCCGGCAGACCTGTACCTGCTGGCCGTTCCCGACGCGGCCATCGCGTCTTGCGCGCGCGGTCTGGCCGCGGCGGGCGTGGCGCCGGCTGGCAGTGTGGTGTTTCATGCCAGCGGCGTGGGCGATGCTTCCCTGCTGCGGCCGCTGGCGGAACAGGGCGTGCTGACCGCCAGCCTGCATCCGGCCTTCTCCTTCGCCGATCCGAAGCGGGCGGTGGAGGGCTTCGCCGGCACCTTGTGCGCGCTGGAGGGCGACGAGCAGGCTTGCCTGAGGCTGGAGGCGTTCGCGCGCGCGCTGGGCGGACGGCCGTTCCGGTTGGCGCCGGGCGGCAAGGCCGCCTACCACGCCGGCTTGTCGGTGGCATCCAATTTCCTGGTGGCGCTGACCGCGATGGCCGGGCAGTTGACGGCCCGGGCGGGGGTGCCGCCGGAGCTGGCGCGGCAACTGCTGGGCGGCTTGATGCGGCAGACGCTGGACAATGCGCTGGAGCTGGGGCCGTACGACGCCTTGACCGGGCCGATACTGCGCGGCGATATCGGCACCGTCGAGCGGCATCTGGAGGTGTTGGCCGATACCGGCCTGATTTCCGCCTACCGGACGCTGGGCCGCCAGGTGGTGGAATTGGCCGGCGAGCGTCTACAGGAGCCGGCGCGCCAGCAGTTGCTGGCGCTGCTGTACTGA
- a CDS encoding ABC transporter substrate-binding protein: MKKLSAAALAVLPLAALAAKPLTVCTDANPEGFDVVQYNSLVTTNASADVLMDRLVEYDAAAGKLRPGLAGSWEVSADGLAYTFHLRSGVSFHGTDYFKPTRKLNADDVVQTFDRMLNPDNAWYKTAPAGYPHAQSMQFPKLIKAVRKLDPLTVRFELNYPEATFLSSLTMGFASIYSAEYMAQLLAAGKTGELNSKPIGTGPFVFRSFSKDALVRYAPNPTYFGAKPKVSALIYAITPDSNVRLQKLRAGECQIALSPKPQDVQAAKTDGRLQVSQTPAFMTAFVAFNSQKKPLDNPQVRQALNLAFDKANYLKTVFGNTAGAASLVYPPNTWSYDKAIKPYAYDPAQAKKLLAQAGYPNGFDATVWVRPSGSTLNPNPKAGAEMLQADLAKVGVKLQIKVLEWGELIKRGKAGEHEMLFMGWAGDNGDPDNFLTPQFSCPAVQSGTNFARYCDGRLDKLIADGKKTSDFKTRAKLYQAAQRIIHEQALWLPLAHPIAYGLARKEVSGYAVNPYGRVNFVSVGLK; the protein is encoded by the coding sequence ATGAAGAAACTGAGCGCCGCCGCGCTGGCGGTCCTGCCGCTGGCCGCCTTGGCGGCCAAACCCCTGACCGTATGCACCGACGCCAATCCGGAAGGTTTCGACGTGGTGCAGTACAACTCGCTGGTCACCACCAACGCCTCGGCAGACGTGTTGATGGACCGCCTGGTGGAATACGACGCCGCCGCCGGCAAGCTGCGGCCGGGCCTGGCCGGCAGCTGGGAGGTCAGCGCCGACGGCCTGGCTTACACCTTTCACCTGCGGTCCGGCGTCAGCTTCCACGGCACCGACTATTTCAAGCCGACGCGCAAGCTGAACGCCGACGACGTCGTGCAGACCTTCGACCGCATGCTGAATCCGGACAATGCCTGGTACAAGACCGCGCCCGCCGGCTATCCGCATGCGCAGTCCATGCAGTTTCCCAAGCTGATCAAGGCGGTGCGCAAGCTGGATCCGCTGACGGTGCGCTTCGAGCTCAATTACCCGGAAGCCACCTTCTTGTCCAGCTTGACCATGGGCTTCGCCTCCATCTATTCCGCCGAATACATGGCCCAGCTGCTGGCCGCGGGCAAGACCGGCGAACTCAACAGCAAGCCGATCGGCACCGGGCCTTTCGTGTTCAGGAGCTTCTCCAAGGACGCGCTGGTGCGCTATGCGCCGAATCCGACCTACTTCGGCGCCAAGCCCAAGGTGTCGGCGCTGATCTACGCGATCACGCCGGATTCGAATGTCAGGCTGCAGAAGCTGCGCGCCGGCGAATGCCAGATCGCGCTGTCGCCCAAGCCGCAGGACGTGCAGGCGGCCAAGACGGATGGCAGGCTGCAGGTGTCGCAGACGCCGGCCTTCATGACCGCCTTCGTCGCCTTCAACAGCCAGAAGAAGCCGCTGGACAACCCGCAGGTGCGACAGGCGCTCAACCTCGCCTTCGACAAGGCCAATTATCTGAAGACGGTGTTCGGCAATACAGCCGGGGCCGCCAGCCTGGTTTATCCGCCCAATACCTGGAGTTACGACAAGGCCATCAAGCCCTATGCCTATGATCCGGCGCAGGCGAAGAAGCTGCTGGCGCAGGCGGGCTACCCCAACGGCTTCGACGCCACGGTATGGGTGCGCCCCAGCGGCAGCACGCTGAATCCCAATCCCAAGGCCGGCGCGGAGATGTTGCAGGCGGACCTCGCCAAGGTGGGCGTCAAGCTGCAGATCAAGGTGCTGGAGTGGGGCGAGCTGATCAAGCGCGGCAAGGCCGGCGAACACGAGATGCTGTTCATGGGCTGGGCCGGCGACAACGGCGACCCGGACAATTTCCTGACGCCGCAGTTTTCCTGCCCGGCGGTGCAGTCCGGCACCAATTTCGCCCGCTATTGCGACGGCAGGCTGGACAAGCTGATCGCCGACGGCAAGAAGACCAGCGACTTCAAGACCCGGGCAAAGCTGTACCAGGCGGCCCAGCGCATCATCCACGAGCAGGCGCTGTGGCTGCCGCTGGCGCATCCCATCGCCTATGGCTTGGCGCGCAAGGAGGTGAGCGGCTACGCGGTCAATCCTTATGGACGGGTCAATTTCGTTAGTGTTGGCTTGAAATAA